The following DNA comes from bacterium.
ATTAATACAATACATACAAATTTAGAAAAAACATTCGCGAAAATAATTGATAAAATAGTGGATGGTCATTGCATTATTACTCAAGGGTCTTAGCATATACTACAAATATGATTAAATCTTATGGAAGTGATATTTACCAGTAGGGCAAAAATAGTTCGTGAAGAAGGCGAAACAGAGATTGGAATATTTAAGAAAGATTTATGAATTCAAAAAAGGAACAATTAAGGTGAAAAAAGGAAATATCCTATTTTCAATAATATTTATTTTGGTGCTCAGCTCTCTGACTTTTGTTCAAGCACAAGAGCAGCATTCGCTTAGCGACCCGTATGCCGCTAAACCGGTGAAGTTGTTAAGAACGTTTGGAAAAGGTCTCTTCGGACAGATTAATAATATTTACGTGTCGCCCAAAGGCGTAATTTATGTTTCAGACGCGGGGGACTGCACCATAAAAGCCTTTAATATGCGGTATGAGTTTTTGTTCAGCTTTGCAGGGAAAAAACAATCTCCGGGCTCAGATCAGAAATCCAAACTCCAAAGCATCTTGGAGCTTTATTCGGATAAAGACAGTAATGTTTACGCGGCGGATTATAATCAGAACCTTGTTAATGTGTATGACTCCAGCGGGAAATATCTTTCCGGTGTTAAACCGTAAACCGGGATGCAGAAAAAACTCAGCGGCAGAGGAGTTTCCGGGGTAGCTGTAAACAGCGCAGGAGATATTTTTATTACCGACAGTGCGAATGGGCGAATCGAGGTCAGGGATAAAAACGGTAAATTTAAATATCAGATAGATAAATTCGAAAATAAATACAAGAATGAACTTGTTTCACCGACACATCCAAGGATCAATAGTAAAGACGAGCTTTATGTTTTAGACCCTTTAATCGGAAAGGCGCATCGTTTTAACGCTCAAGGTGATTATCTAGGCAGTTTTGGAAGGGTTTTCCTGGCGGCTTCAGGATTAGCCATAGATAAATATGACAGGATATATGTCATAGATATGTTTTTCAATGCTGTGCAGGTCTTTGACAGGGGTGGAGAAATTTTATTCTCGTTATGCGATGAAAAAGGCGAGGGCCTTTATATCCCTTATCCGACGGGTCTGGCGGTGGATAACGAAAATCTTATTTATATCGGATGCAATGATGGTGGCTGGTGCGTCAAGGTTCTGGAGATAAAATGAAAAGAACAGTTCATTCACTCTTTTTAGTTTATTTAATATTTTCTTTTAAAACCAATAGTGGTTACGCGGGATTTGATAATAGCCCTCACAATATCATGGCATGGTTTAATTATTCCCGGGGCGGTTTTCCTAACAAAAAGGCTAAATGTGAAATTTGCCATGGTTATAATGAATTTATACATTTTTTTAAATATAGAGATGATACAAGTAATACATACGGGCGAATCGCGATTCTTTGTTGGAAATGCCATGGCAATAATCTGTTTCTGGGGAGGACCGAACCCGTGGTTTATAATGAAATTTTTAAACCTTTAGACAAAAATTACAAACCATCCGCCGGCGATATGGATTCTCATCCCTCAAGAGGTACCGGTTCAGGAAGCGATATCAAAATATTAAAAAATACTTATATCCCATATATATTGGAATGGCCGTACACAGGCGGCTGGAATGACGGGAAAAACACTGAAGACATAGAATGCACTACCTGTCACAATGTTCATGACTGGAATTCAAGATGGGACACGCGGGACGGGAAGAGAAAATTTTTGAGAGAGGCCGTTTATTATGAATCAGGCGGCATGGCGTTTAATTTCTGCGCTAATTGCCATTTTATCAGGGACAATGAAACGGGCAACAAGCATTTAACAGAGATAAAAATGAAAATTTCAGCGGATATGATAAAACCTTTTTATTCGGCTGAAGGTCTGGATGAAAAAGGCGTCGATAGAGGCGGCAGGGCGGTTTGGGACTCGGCATCCCCACCGGCCGGAGAATTTTTAGGCCCAAGGTTGTATAACAATGTCATAATTTGCCAGACTTGTCATACGCCCCACGGAGCGGCTCGTGATACGGATACCGCGGGTTTGAGAAAAAGAAGCCTTTTGGCGATAAACAGCAAGATGGACAGTACTGAAAATATACTGTTAGTTTTAGAAAATGCCAGAACGCAACTTTTTTATCCTGATCTGAATAGAGAATTATTATATGCGTCCGGAAAAGGGGACTTTGAAACTGTAAAAGCCTTGCTTGAAAAAGGCGCTGACGCAAATACTGAAGATAGAAAGGGAAACACAGTTCTTATCCGGGCGGTTTTGAGCGGCAACAGCAAGACAGTGAAAATTCTGCTGGAAAAAGGCGCGGATGCGAATGTAAAAGATATGTACGGTAACACCGTTTTAATATGCGCGATTCAAAGTGGCAAGATTGACATAGTAAAAATTTTGGTGGAAAAGGGTGCGGATGTAAATGCGAAAGGTCCTTTATTCTTTGCTGTCTGGAGAAAAGAAGACATAATGCGATTTTTACTGGAGAATGGCGCTGATGTTAACGCAAAAAATAAAGACGGTGCGACTGTTTTAATGTATGCGGTTCAAGCTGGGGGTAGGATTGACATAGTAAAAATTCTGCTTGAAAAAGGCGCGGATGTGAATGTGAAAGATAATTACGGATTGACAATTTTTGATTACGCAGATAGAAGGCATGATATTACTATTATTAATGCTTTAAGGGGAAATAAGTAATAGCAGTGAAGCTGATATGGATAAAAATAAAAAATATTGTAAGCGCTACTGCAAGTGCTGCCGCAGGGTGTTTTTTGCGATTTGCGGTTCATAAATATATGTTGACAAGAGAAACAGAAAAAGATAATATTCCGGTATGCCAAGGCATGCAAGAATAGATTACGAAGGATAATAAAGAATATTATTTTGCAAACGAAATAAAATGATTAAACGGTTTATTTCCTTATATTACCAGA
Coding sequences within:
- a CDS encoding NHL repeat-containing protein, producing the protein MQKKLSGRGVSGVAVNSAGDIFITDSANGRIEVRDKNGKFKYQIDKFENKYKNELVSPTHPRINSKDELYVLDPLIGKAHRFNAQGDYLGSFGRVFLAASGLAIDKYDRIYVIDMFFNAVQVFDRGGEILFSLCDEKGEGLYIPYPTGLAVDNENLIYIGCNDGGWCVKVLEIK
- a CDS encoding ankyrin repeat domain-containing protein, which codes for MKRTVHSLFLVYLIFSFKTNSGYAGFDNSPHNIMAWFNYSRGGFPNKKAKCEICHGYNEFIHFFKYRDDTSNTYGRIAILCWKCHGNNLFLGRTEPVVYNEIFKPLDKNYKPSAGDMDSHPSRGTGSGSDIKILKNTYIPYILEWPYTGGWNDGKNTEDIECTTCHNVHDWNSRWDTRDGKRKFLREAVYYESGGMAFNFCANCHFIRDNETGNKHLTEIKMKISADMIKPFYSAEGLDEKGVDRGGRAVWDSASPPAGEFLGPRLYNNVIICQTCHTPHGAARDTDTAGLRKRSLLAINSKMDSTENILLVLENARTQLFYPDLNRELLYASGKGDFETVKALLEKGADANTEDRKGNTVLIRAVLSGNSKTVKILLEKGADANVKDMYGNTVLICAIQSGKIDIVKILVEKGADVNAKGPLFFAVWRKEDIMRFLLENGADVNAKNKDGATVLMYAVQAGGRIDIVKILLEKGADVNVKDNYGLTIFDYADRRHDITIINALRGNK